A genomic region of Zea mays cultivar B73 chromosome 6, Zm-B73-REFERENCE-NAM-5.0, whole genome shotgun sequence contains the following coding sequences:
- the LOC100277773 gene encoding uncharacterized protein LOC100277773 yields MSEQQQPLPQPRSSMREALEKEDKEKAAAAAAAKEKAAVPKNGNGNGGKNGGGAGSGNGGAPPQSGEETAREIQVVREAYRRETAAPAYVIPEEPPAVVELVGWYIYGFCSYFITHLLLPVLFPAIITQVAFPNSDFTPDPKYTLKGVTCSVHEMSMYQRLTKHSIVIDGSRMSPLGWSGLSWAIGILIVAPLLTQTAHHLDRGQYQSLILIAATSFGSFFCLLTGFFKTVWVFLFYILFIAGSIIVAEAVHTRNLGLMIRGLAAHDSGKHLVLRRRAAASQLSLYCTAIGGIGAALMAAFMYHMLRRTDQLTGLWVVSIFCGLIWFIGICHGLFTNRPSSSSPTTAFEPNFFTKLSYSMTLLRYPQAIGSLVAVFLSSFATMCIFTSGTLYAIGGVCIKPVLVLALWILYFLFPLISLPLLHPIQIIIRADAVRMQLLGFIICLFVSGAGFYFKSHRWRAAHIIVIALVQSTANGILYAFGRILLLDASPPGKEGAFSVWYAFVRVTGAMIGFAASSAGPGRAGGSFAAAFLGSFLGIIVLIFGNVSNIGALKAAGHLKGMDDEKRMGGLGMEKGEGMGSAVADSGESRGRV; encoded by the exons ATGTCGGAGCAGCAGCAGCCAttgccgcagcctcggagcagcatgCGGGAGGCTCTGGAGAAGGAGGACAAGGAGAAGGCGGCGGCTGCTGCGGCGGCCAAGGAGAAGGCGGCCGTCCCCAAGAACGGCAACGGCAACGGCGGCAAGAATGGCGGCGGCGCCGGCAGCGGCAACGGCGGAGCGCCCCCGCAGTCCGGGGAGGAGACGGCCCGCGAGATCCAGGTGGTCAGGGAGGCGTACCGCCGCGAGACGGCCGCGCCGGCCTACGTCATACCCGAGGAGCCGCCGGCCGTGGTCGAGCTCGTCGGCTGGTACATCTACGGCTTCTGCTCCTACTTCATCACCCACCTGCTGCTGCCGGTCCTCTTCCCGGCCATCATCACGCAGGTCGCCTTCCCCAACTCCGACTTCACGCCCGACCCCAAGTACACCCTCAAGGGCGTCACCTGCTCCGTCCACGAGATGTCCAT GTACCAGAGGCTTACCAAGCACTCCATTGTGATCGATGGATCCCGGATGTCACCATTGGGCTGGAGTGGACTGTCGTGGGCAATCGGCATCCTCATCGTGGCGCCGCTCCTCACCCAGACCGCTCACCATCTCGACCGTGGCCAGTACCAGTCGCTGATCCTCATTGCCGCCACGTCCTTCGGGTCCTTCTTCTGCCTGCTAACAGGCTTCTTCAAGACGGTCTGGGTGTTCCTGTTCTACATCCTCTTCATCGCTGGCTCGATCATCGTCGCTGAGGCGGTGCACACCCGCAACCTTGGGCTGATGATCCGTGGCCTGGCTGCGCATGACTCGGGCAAGCACCTTGTCCTTCGCCGCCGCGCTGCTGCCAGCCAGCTCAGCCTGTACTGCACTGCCATAGGAGGCATTGGAGCTGCCCTCATGGCAGCTTTCATGTACCACATGCTGCGGCGCACTGACCAGCTCACTGGCCTCTGGGTCGTGTCCATCTTCTGTGGCCTTATCTGGTTCATCGGCATCTGCCATGGCCTCTTCACAAACAGGCCCAGCAGCTCGTCACCCACCACCGCATTCGAGCCCAACTTCTTCACCAAGCTCAGCTACAGCATGACCCTCCTCCGTTACCCGCAGGCCATTGGCAGCCTGGTTGCGGTGTTCCTGTCCTCTTTCGCCACAATGTGCATCTTCACCAGCGGCACGCTCTATGCTATCGGTGGTGTCTGCATCAAGCCGGTGCTCGTGCTTGCGCTATGGATCCTCTACTTTCTGTTCCCCTTGATCTCGCTCCCGCTCCTCCACCCGATCCAGATCATAATCCGCGCGGACGCCGTGCGCATGCAGCTGCTCGGGTTCATAATCTGCCTGTTCGTGTCCGGTGCCGGGTTCTACTTCAAGAGCCACAGGTGGAGGGCTGCCCACATCATCGTCATCGCCCTGGTCCAGAGCACCGCCAATGGCATACTGTACGCGTTCGGCCGCATCCTGCTCCTCGATGCCTCGCCGCCGGGGAAGGAGGGTGCGTTCTCGGTCTGGTACGCGTTTGTTCGTGTCACCGGTGCCATGATCGGCTTCGCTGCCTCCTCCGCTGGCCCTGGGCGCGCGGGAGGGTCCTTTGCTGCTGCGTTCCTCGGGAGCTTCCTGGGCATCATCGTGCTGATCTTCGGCAACGTCAGCAACATCGGGGCGCTGAAGGCGGCCGGGCACCTCAAGGGGATGGACGACGAGAAGAGGATGGGCGGTCTCGGGATGGAGAAGGGCGAGGGCATGGGTAGCGCCGTCGCTGATTCTGGCGAGAGCAGGGGGAGGGTATGA